A genomic region of Pseudomonas frederiksbergensis contains the following coding sequences:
- the putA gene encoding trifunctional transcriptional regulator/proline dehydrogenase/L-glutamate gamma-semialdehyde dehydrogenase: protein MATTTLGVKLDDPTRERLKAAATSIDRTPHWLIKQAIFNYLEKLEGGATLTELSGLTRSEADEGADVHGDHAHQCFLEFAESILPQSVLRASITAAYRRPEPEVVPMLLEQARLPAAMAEATNKLAASIAEKLRNQKSAGGRAGIVQGLLQEFSLSSQEGVALMCLAEALLRIPDKGTRDALIRDKISTGNWQPHLGNSPSLFVNAATWGLLLTGKLVATHNETGLTSSLSRIIGKSGEPMIRKGVDMAMRLMGEQFVTGETIAEALANASRFEAKGFRYSYDMLGEAALTEHDAQKYLASYEQAIHSIGKASHGRGIYEGPGISIKLSALHPRYSRAQYERVMDELYPRLLSLTLLAKQYDIGLNIDAEEADRLELSLDLLERLCFEPQLTGWNGIGFVIQAYQKRCPYVIDYVIDLARRSRHRLMIRLVKGAYWDSEIKRAQVEGLEGYPVYTRKVYTDVSYIACARKLLSVPEVIYPQFATHNAHTLSAIYHIAGQNYYPGQYEFQCLHGMGEPLYEQVVGKVSEGKLNRPCRVYAPVGTHETLLAYLVRRLLENGANTSFVNRIADQSISIQELVADPVSSIEQMATLEGGFGLPHPRIPLPRDLYGSERANSSGIDLANEHRLASLSCALLATAHNHWKAAPMLGCAASAETPALVLNPSDLRDVVGHVQEATVTDVDNAIQCALNAAPIWQATPPAERAAILERAADLMEGEIQPLMGLLAREAGKTFANAIAEVREAVDFLRYYAVQARNDFTNDAHRPLGPVVCISPWNFPLAIFSGQVAAALAAGNPVLAKPAEQTPLIAAQAVRLLLDAGIPEGVLQLLPGRGETVGARLVGDDRVKGVMFTGSTDVARLLQRNVAGRLDAQGRPIPLIAETGGQNAMIVDSSALTEQVVIDVVSSAFDSAGQRCSALRVLCLQEDSADRVIEMLKGAMAECRLGNPERLSVDIGPVIDAEAKAGIEKHIQGMREKGRNVYQVAIADMEECKRGTFVMPTLIELESFDELQREIFGPVLHVVRYKRKDIDQLIEQINASGYGLTLGVHTRIDETIAKVIDNVNAGNVYVNRNIVGAVVGVQPFGGEGLSGTGPKAGGPLYLYRLLSTRPTDAIEQSFARGDALSAPDVRLRDAMSKPLTALKTWADSHKQTELSALCVQFAAQSQSGITRTLNGPTGERNSYAILPREHVLCLADVESDLLSQLAAVLAVGGSAVLPEGELSKALLARLPKEVQARIKLVADWNKDEVVFDAVLHHGHSDQLRAVCQQVAKRAGAIVGVHGLSQGETGIALERLVIERALSVNTAAAGGNASLMTIG, encoded by the coding sequence ATGGCTACCACCACCCTTGGGGTCAAACTCGATGACCCGACCCGCGAGCGCCTCAAAGCTGCCGCGACCTCGATTGATCGCACGCCGCATTGGCTGATCAAACAGGCGATTTTCAATTACCTGGAAAAACTCGAGGGTGGTGCAACCCTGACCGAGCTGAGCGGCTTGACCCGCTCCGAAGCCGATGAAGGCGCTGACGTCCACGGCGATCACGCCCATCAGTGCTTCCTCGAATTCGCTGAAAGCATCCTCCCGCAATCAGTGCTGCGCGCCTCGATCACTGCCGCCTACCGTCGTCCGGAGCCGGAAGTGGTACCGATGTTGCTGGAACAGGCTCGCCTGCCAGCTGCGATGGCCGAAGCCACTAACAAACTCGCCGCCTCGATTGCCGAAAAACTGCGCAATCAGAAGAGCGCCGGCGGTCGTGCAGGCATTGTTCAGGGCCTGCTGCAGGAATTCTCCCTGTCGTCCCAGGAAGGCGTGGCACTGATGTGTCTGGCCGAAGCGCTGCTGCGCATCCCGGACAAAGGCACTCGCGATGCGCTGATCCGCGACAAGATCAGCACCGGTAACTGGCAGCCACACCTGGGCAACAGCCCGTCGCTGTTCGTCAACGCCGCCACGTGGGGTCTGTTGCTGACCGGCAAACTGGTCGCCACCCACAACGAAACAGGCCTGACCTCATCCCTGAGCCGTATCATTGGCAAAAGTGGCGAACCGATGATCCGCAAGGGCGTCGACATGGCCATGCGGCTGATGGGCGAGCAGTTCGTCACTGGCGAAACCATCGCCGAAGCCCTGGCCAACGCCAGCCGCTTTGAAGCCAAGGGCTTTCGCTACTCCTACGACATGCTCGGCGAAGCTGCACTCACCGAACATGACGCCCAGAAATACCTCGCGTCCTACGAGCAAGCCATTCATTCGATCGGCAAGGCTTCCCACGGTCGTGGCATTTATGAAGGCCCGGGCATCTCGATCAAGCTCTCGGCCCTGCACCCGCGTTACAGCCGTGCCCAGTACGAGCGCGTGATGGACGAACTGTACCCGCGCCTGCTGTCGCTGACCCTGCTGGCCAAGCAGTACGACATCGGTCTGAACATCGATGCCGAAGAGGCCGACCGCCTTGAGCTGTCGCTGGATCTGCTAGAGCGCCTGTGCTTCGAGCCGCAACTGACCGGCTGGAACGGTATCGGTTTCGTGATCCAGGCCTACCAGAAGCGCTGCCCGTACGTGATCGACTACGTGATCGACCTGGCTCGCCGCAGCCGTCATCGCCTGATGATCCGCCTGGTGAAAGGCGCCTACTGGGACAGCGAAATCAAACGCGCCCAGGTCGAAGGCCTGGAAGGCTACCCGGTGTACACCCGCAAGGTGTACACCGACGTTTCCTACATCGCCTGTGCACGCAAACTGCTGTCGGTGCCGGAAGTCATCTACCCGCAGTTCGCCACGCACAACGCGCACACTCTGTCGGCGATTTATCACATTGCCGGCCAGAACTACTACCCGGGCCAGTACGAGTTCCAATGCCTGCACGGCATGGGCGAACCGCTGTACGAACAGGTTGTAGGCAAGGTTTCCGAAGGCAAGCTGAACCGTCCGTGCCGTGTGTACGCACCGGTCGGCACTCACGAAACACTGCTGGCGTACCTGGTACGTCGCCTGCTGGAAAACGGTGCGAACACTTCGTTCGTCAACCGTATCGCCGATCAGTCGATCTCGATACAGGAGCTGGTAGCCGATCCGGTAAGCAGCATCGAGCAGATGGCGACGCTGGAAGGCGGCTTCGGCCTGCCGCACCCGCGTATCCCGCTGCCGCGGGACCTCTATGGCAGCGAGCGCGCCAACTCCAGCGGTATCGACCTGGCCAACGAACATCGCTTGGCATCGCTGTCCTGCGCCTTGTTGGCCACCGCTCACAACCACTGGAAAGCTGCGCCGATGCTGGGTTGCGCCGCAAGCGCTGAAACGCCGGCACTGGTGTTGAATCCGTCGGATCTGCGTGACGTGGTCGGTCATGTGCAAGAAGCCACCGTCACCGACGTCGACAACGCCATCCAGTGTGCACTGAACGCCGCACCGATCTGGCAGGCCACTCCGCCCGCCGAACGCGCCGCGATCCTCGAACGTGCCGCCGATTTGATGGAGGGCGAAATTCAGCCGCTGATGGGACTGCTGGCTCGCGAAGCCGGCAAGACCTTCGCCAACGCTATCGCCGAAGTGCGCGAAGCCGTGGATTTCCTGCGTTACTACGCGGTGCAGGCGCGCAACGACTTCACCAACGACGCCCACCGTCCATTAGGTCCGGTGGTGTGCATCAGCCCGTGGAACTTCCCACTGGCGATCTTCAGCGGTCAAGTCGCTGCCGCACTGGCCGCCGGTAACCCGGTACTGGCCAAACCGGCCGAACAGACACCACTGATCGCCGCTCAAGCCGTACGTTTGCTGCTCGACGCCGGGATTCCCGAAGGTGTGCTGCAACTGCTGCCGGGCCGTGGTGAAACGGTCGGCGCCCGTCTGGTTGGCGATGATCGGGTCAAAGGCGTGATGTTCACCGGCTCCACTGACGTCGCGCGTTTGCTGCAACGCAACGTTGCCGGTCGCCTGGATGCTCAGGGTCGCCCGATCCCGCTGATCGCCGAAACCGGCGGCCAGAACGCGATGATCGTCGACTCCTCGGCACTGACCGAGCAAGTGGTCATTGACGTGGTGTCCTCGGCCTTCGACAGCGCCGGTCAACGCTGCTCGGCTCTGCGCGTCCTGTGCTTGCAGGAAGATTCCGCAGACCGCGTGATCGAAATGCTCAAAGGCGCCATGGCTGAATGCCGCCTTGGCAACCCTGAGCGTCTGTCCGTGGACATCGGCCCGGTGATTGACGCCGAAGCCAAGGCGGGCATCGAGAAACACATCCAGGGCATGCGTGAAAAAGGTCGCAACGTCTACCAGGTCGCCATCGCGGACATGGAAGAATGCAAGCGCGGCACGTTCGTCATGCCTACCCTGATCGAACTGGAAAGCTTCGACGAGCTGCAGCGGGAGATCTTTGGCCCGGTGCTGCACGTGGTGCGCTACAAGCGCAAAGACATCGATCAACTGATCGAGCAGATCAACGCTTCCGGCTACGGTCTGACACTGGGTGTGCACACCCGTATCGACGAAACCATCGCCAAGGTGATCGACAACGTCAACGCCGGTAACGTCTACGTCAACCGCAACATCGTCGGTGCCGTGGTCGGTGTGCAGCCGTTCGGTGGCGAAGGCCTGTCGGGGACTGGCCCGAAAGCCGGTGGTCCGTTGTACCTGTACCGCTTGCTGTCGACTCGCCCTACCGACGCGATCGAACAATCCTTCGCTCGCGGCGATGCCCTGAGTGCGCCGGATGTTCGTCTGCGTGACGCCATGAGCAAACCGCTGACCGCTCTGAAAACCTGGGCTGACAGCCACAAGCAGACCGAGTTGAGTGCACTGTGCGTGCAGTTCGCGGCGCAATCGCAAAGCGGCATCACCCGCACGCTGAACGGCCCGACGGGCGAGCGCAACAGCTACGCCATCCTGCCGCGTGAACACGTGCTGTGCCTGGCGGACGTCGAAAGTGATCTGCTGAGCCAACTGGCCGCAGTACTGGCCGTGGGTGGCTCAGCGGTGTTGCCGGAAGGTGAGCTGAGCAAAGCGCTGTTGGCTCGTCTGCCGAAAGAAGTGCAAGCGCGCATCAAGCTGGTAGCCGACTGGAACAAGGACGAAGTGGTCTTCGATGCGGTCCTGCATCACGGCCACTCCGACCAGTTGCGTGCGGTCTGCCAGCAAGTGGCCAAACGCGCCGGTGCCATCGTCGGGGTTCACGGTCTGTCGCAAGGCGAAACCGGCATTGCGCTGGAACGCCTGGTGATTGAGCGCGCGCTGAGCGTCAACACCGCTGCGGCGGGGGGTAATGCCAGTCTGATGACTATCGGTTAA
- a CDS encoding acyl-CoA dehydrogenase — protein sequence MSETLLSSRNLAFELYEVLDAEGLTQRERFAEHNRETFDAAIGTARSIAEKFFAPHNRKGDENEPRYEDGKAILIPEVKPAVDAFLEAGFLNAARSFEAGGMQLPTLLSQACFAHFQSANAATTSYPFLTMGAANLIESFGTDDQKRRFLQPMIDGRFFGTMALTEPHAGSSLSDIRTRAEPAADGTYRLKGNKIFISGGDHPLSENIVHMVLAKLPDAPAGVKGISLFIVPKFLVNDDGSLGKRNDVLLAGLFHKMGWRGTTSTALNFGDNGECVGYLVGKPHQGLSCMFQMMNEARIGVGMGAVMLGYAGYLYSLEYARERPQGRLPDSKDPNTAPVSIIQHADVKRMLLTQKAYVEGAFDLGLYAARLFDDTTTLETEAARKQAHELLDLLTPIVKSWPSEFCLKANELAIQILGGHGYTREYPVEQYYRDNRLNPIHEGTHGIQSLDLLGRKLAQNGGAGLKQLIRLIAETAERAQAFEALTPLRQPLEALVARLQTVTIGLLTDLAQGKVNSSLANSALYLKAFGHTVIGWRWLEQAIRAEEGLAKGNAADVGFYKGKLQAARYFLTWEVPGCHHELTILEARDDTCLNMQDEWF from the coding sequence ATGTCCGAGACGTTGCTCAGTTCCCGCAATCTGGCTTTCGAGCTGTACGAAGTTCTTGATGCCGAGGGCCTGACTCAGCGCGAACGTTTCGCCGAGCACAACCGCGAGACGTTCGACGCCGCCATTGGTACCGCGCGCAGCATTGCCGAGAAGTTCTTTGCCCCGCACAACCGCAAAGGTGACGAGAACGAACCACGTTATGAAGACGGCAAGGCAATCCTGATTCCGGAAGTAAAACCTGCGGTGGATGCATTCCTCGAAGCAGGCTTTCTCAACGCCGCACGCAGTTTCGAGGCCGGCGGCATGCAGTTGCCGACCCTGCTGTCACAAGCTTGTTTTGCGCACTTCCAGTCCGCCAACGCCGCGACGACGTCCTACCCGTTCCTGACCATGGGCGCGGCCAACCTGATTGAAAGTTTCGGCACCGACGATCAGAAGCGGCGCTTCCTGCAACCGATGATCGACGGCCGCTTCTTCGGCACCATGGCGTTGACTGAGCCTCACGCCGGCTCCTCGCTGTCGGACATCCGCACCCGCGCCGAGCCCGCCGCCGATGGCACGTATCGACTCAAGGGCAACAAGATCTTCATCTCCGGCGGCGACCATCCGCTCTCGGAAAACATCGTGCACATGGTGCTGGCCAAACTGCCGGACGCGCCTGCGGGCGTGAAAGGCATTTCGCTGTTTATCGTGCCTAAATTCCTGGTCAACGATGACGGCAGCCTGGGCAAGCGCAACGACGTGCTGCTGGCCGGGTTGTTCCACAAGATGGGCTGGCGCGGCACCACCTCCACGGCACTGAACTTCGGCGATAACGGCGAGTGTGTCGGCTATCTGGTGGGCAAGCCGCACCAAGGCCTGAGCTGCATGTTCCAGATGATGAACGAAGCGCGGATCGGTGTGGGCATGGGCGCGGTGATGCTCGGTTACGCCGGTTACCTGTACTCGCTGGAGTACGCTCGCGAGCGTCCGCAAGGTCGCCTGCCAGACAGCAAGGACCCGAACACTGCGCCGGTCTCGATCATTCAGCACGCTGACGTCAAACGCATGCTGCTGACCCAGAAGGCTTACGTCGAAGGCGCCTTCGACCTCGGTTTGTATGCGGCGCGACTGTTCGACGACACCACCACCCTTGAGACCGAAGCGGCGCGCAAACAGGCTCATGAACTGCTCGACTTGCTGACGCCGATCGTCAAATCCTGGCCGTCGGAATTCTGTTTGAAGGCCAACGAACTGGCGATCCAGATCCTCGGCGGCCACGGTTACACCCGCGAATACCCGGTGGAGCAGTATTACCGCGACAACCGCCTGAACCCGATCCACGAAGGCACCCACGGCATTCAATCGCTGGACCTGCTGGGCCGCAAACTGGCACAAAACGGTGGCGCCGGGCTCAAACAGTTGATTCGCTTGATCGCCGAGACTGCCGAACGTGCGCAAGCGTTTGAGGCGCTCACTCCATTGCGCCAACCACTGGAGGCCCTGGTAGCGCGGCTGCAAACCGTGACCATCGGCCTGCTCACCGACTTGGCCCAAGGCAAGGTCAACAGCAGCCTCGCCAACTCGGCGCTGTATCTCAAGGCATTCGGTCACACGGTGATCGGCTGGCGCTGGCTGGAGCAAGCGATCCGCGCTGAAGAAGGGTTGGCCAAGGGCAATGCGGCGGATGTCGGCTTCTATAAAGGCAAGCTGCAAGCGGCGCGGTATTTCCTGACGTGGGAAGTGCCGGGTTGCCATCATGAACTGACGATTCTTGAAGCGCGGGATGATACATGCCTGAACATGCAGGATGAGTGGTTCTGA
- a CDS encoding methyl-accepting chemotaxis protein, producing MIGEVLATSERLRTAVGQVARVVENTAERSGRQQEMTDMVATAVHEMGLTVQEIAQNAGNAAVASQTARDEALQAREVVGGSIRHIESMSDEIGIAASAVGELATQVASIDQVLAVIRGISEQTNLLALNAAIEAARAGDMGRGFAVVADEVRTLARRTQSSTDEIQQMIGSLKQGAENAVSSMHSGQAATGTGVESSQRTGASLTAITGQVERISDMNHQVATATEEQSAVTEEINRNVQGISDLARATAGEVRACREDCQTLQRLADDLARQMGGFRLK from the coding sequence GCCGAGCGTTCCGGTCGACAGCAGGAAATGACCGACATGGTCGCCACCGCCGTGCACGAGATGGGCCTCACGGTGCAGGAAATCGCGCAGAACGCCGGCAACGCGGCGGTCGCCTCGCAAACGGCCCGCGATGAAGCGTTGCAGGCGCGTGAGGTGGTCGGCGGTTCAATCCGGCATATCGAAAGCATGTCCGATGAAATCGGTATTGCTGCCAGTGCCGTCGGCGAGCTGGCGACTCAGGTAGCGTCCATCGATCAGGTGCTGGCGGTGATTCGCGGGATCTCCGAGCAGACCAATTTGCTGGCATTGAACGCAGCAATTGAAGCCGCGCGCGCCGGAGACATGGGCCGGGGCTTTGCGGTGGTGGCGGATGAAGTGCGGACACTGGCGCGCCGTACGCAATCGTCCACCGATGAAATCCAGCAGATGATCGGCAGCCTCAAGCAGGGCGCGGAAAACGCGGTGTCGTCGATGCACTCCGGGCAAGCGGCAACCGGTACAGGCGTCGAGTCGAGCCAGCGCACCGGGGCGTCGTTGACGGCGATTACCGGTCAGGTCGAACGCATCAGCGACATGAACCATCAAGTGGCAACGGCGACCGAAGAGCAGTCGGCAGTGACTGAAGAAATCAACCGCAACGTGCAGGGGATTTCCGATCTGGCGCGGGCCACGGCGGGCGAGGTGAGGGCGTGTCGTGAGGATTGCCAGACGTTGCAGCGGTTGGCCGATGACCTGGCGCGCCAGATGGGTGGGTTTCGGTTGAAGTAG